TGTTCTTTCGATCCTGCTGCGAGCCGAACGCGAAGAGGGCGGAGACGCCCCCCTCGTGGAGCCGGGCGATCTCCGCCCCGAGCGAGGCGCGATCGGCGATCCTGTCGATCCGCTCGAGCTCCGGCGCGATCGGCTTGGCACCCTCGGCCTCGACCTTCGCCTCGTCCATGCAGGCGGCATAGAAATTCCCGATCTTCTGGTCGTCCGAGCCCTCCGGCGCCTTCTTCGCCGCCGCTTCCTCCAGGATCGACTTCAGGGCCTGCTGGTTGCGGTCCAGGAGGACGCTGAAGGTCCCCCATCGCGAGAACGCCGGCGGGATCGGGTTGCTCTTGAGCCAGCCTCCGTCGGCGTACGTATAGAAGTCCCGGCAGGGGCTCGCGCTCGTGTCCATGTCCGCCGGGGATATGCCGTAGGGCGGCTCCGCGCCGGAAATCGGGAGGACGCCGGTCGCCGCGATCAGCGCGGCGGAAACGATCGCAATGCGGCGGGCAACGGACATGGTTTCTCCTTTCGCGACTCTCCGCAGTATAAACGCTCGAACCCGATCGAAGGTTTCACCGCGAGAGCGGCCGCCCGGGGGCACTGACCTTGCAGGAGGTCGTTCCATGGGGCTCAAAGAATACAAGCGCAAGCGAGACTTCGGGGTCACCCCCGAGCCCGCCGGGCGCCAGAAGCGGGGAAAGACGAAGGCCCTCGCCTTCGTCGTCCAGAAGCACCGCGCGTCGCATCTCCATTACGACTTCCGCCTGGAATGGAAGGGCGTGATGCTCTCCTGGGCGGTCCCGAAGGGCCCGTCGCTCGACCCCTCGGTCAAGCGCATGGCGATGCCGACGGAGGACCATCCCATCGAGTACAACGCCTTCGAGGGGGTGATCCCCGAAGGGCAATACGGCGGCGGGACCGTGATGATCTGGGACAACGGGACCTGGGAGCCCGAGCAGGAGGACCCCGCCGCGGCGCTGAAGAAGGGGGACCTGAAGTTCACCCTGCACGGAAAGAAGCTCGAAGGGTCGTGGGTGCTCGTGCGTCTGAAGCCGCGCGGGAGCGAATCGCGGGCCTCCTGGCTCCTGATCAAGCACCGCGACGGCTACGCTTCGACCGAGGACGTCGAAAAGACGAAACCGCGGTCCGTCGTCTCGAAGAGGATCCTCGCCGAGATCGCGCGGGACGAGGGAGGAGACATCGAGAAGGCCGCGACCGGCGATCCTCCCGCCGAGATCCGGAAGCTCCTGAAGACGAAAGATCCGCTCAAGAGGAAGACGCGCGGGCGGCGGTCCGTGTGGAACAGCGACAAAGGGTAGCGGGCGTCGTCGTCACGAACCCGGGCCGCGTCCTGTGGCCGGAGGAGGGATGGACGAAGCTCGACCTCGTCCGCTTCTACGACTTCGTCTTCCCGGCCCTGCGTCCCTGGATGAAGGACCGTCTCATCTCGCTCAAGCGGTGCCCGTACGGGCTCGGGGGGAAGTGTTTTCACCAGAAGGAGAAGCCGGCGGCGATGGCGTCGGACACGCCGACGAAACGGATCGTCCACCGGAACGGCGTTCGCCACTACGTCGTCGGCGGACGGAAGGAAACGCAGCTCGCGCTCGCGAACCTCGGCTGCATCGCGGTCCACCTCTGGTCGGCGCGCCGCGAGGATCCGCGCAAGCCCGACTGGGTCTCCTTCGATCTCGACCCCGACTCGGGCGACCCGGCGGATGCCGCGCGAGGCGCGCTCCGCCTCAAGGAGGCGCTCGACGCGTTGCGGCTGACGTCGTTCGCGAAGACGTCCGGGGGGAAGGGGCTGCACGTCTTCGTCCCGATCCGGGTCGGCCTCGACTGCGACGAGGTGAAGGCCTTCGCCGAATCGCTCGGGGCAAAGCTCGCGTTCGCCTACCCCGAGCTCTTCACGGTCGAGCCGTCGATCGCGCGCCGGCGTGGCCGCGTCTACCTCGACCCGTATCGGAACGCGTGGGCGCAGACGGTCGCGTCGCCGTTCTGCGCGCGCCGCAAGCCGCACGCGCCCGTGTCGACGCCCCTTTCGTGGCGCGAGGTCCGGCCGGATCTCGCGCCCGCGCGGTTCACGATCGGCAATTTCGCCGCCCGCCTGCGAAAGCGGGACCCCTGGGCGGATTTCTGGAAGGTCCGGCAGGATCTCGCCCCCGCCATTACCGCCCTGGCAAGACTCTAGCCGGGCGCGGCTTCCCGTCTTCCGATCGCCGTCCGGACATAGACTCCGGATCATGAGAATCGCGATTCTGGGAACCGGAGACGTGGGAAAGGCGCTCGCGAAAGGATTCGACGAGCGCGGCGACGAGGTGATGATCGGCTCGCGGGACGCCGAGAAGGCGCGCGCGGCGGGACGGGAGGCGGGAACGTCCGCCGAGGGCGGGACCTTCGGAGAGGCTGCCGGTTGGGGCGAGCTCGCGGTCCTCGCGACCGGCTGGTCCGGGACGGAGAACGCGCTGCGCCTCGCGGGCGCCTCGGCGCTGGCGGGAAAAGTCGTCGTCGACGCCACGAATCCGCTCGTCTTCACGCCCGGACTCCCCCCCGCGCTCGCCCTGGGGCACACCGATTCCGGGGGCGAGCAGGTCCAGCGCTCCCTCCCCGAGTCGAGCGTCGTCAAGGCCTTCAACATCGTCGGCCACGCGCACATGGTGCATCCCGAATTTCCGGGAGG
The genomic region above belongs to Thermoanaerobaculia bacterium and contains:
- a CDS encoding DNA polymerase ligase N-terminal domain-containing protein, producing the protein MGLKEYKRKRDFGVTPEPAGRQKRGKTKALAFVVQKHRASHLHYDFRLEWKGVMLSWAVPKGPSLDPSVKRMAMPTEDHPIEYNAFEGVIPEGQYGGGTVMIWDNGTWEPEQEDPAAALKKGDLKFTLHGKKLEGSWVLVRLKPRGSESRASWLLIKHRDGYASTEDVEKTKPRSVVSKRILAEIARDEGGDIEKAATGDPPAEIRKLLKTKDPLKRKTRGRRSVWNSDKG
- the ligD gene encoding non-homologous end-joining DNA ligase, which codes for MEQRQRVAGVVVTNPGRVLWPEEGWTKLDLVRFYDFVFPALRPWMKDRLISLKRCPYGLGGKCFHQKEKPAAMASDTPTKRIVHRNGVRHYVVGGRKETQLALANLGCIAVHLWSARREDPRKPDWVSFDLDPDSGDPADAARGALRLKEALDALRLTSFAKTSGGKGLHVFVPIRVGLDCDEVKAFAESLGAKLAFAYPELFTVEPSIARRRGRVYLDPYRNAWAQTVASPFCARRKPHAPVSTPLSWREVRPDLAPARFTIGNFAARLRKRDPWADFWKVRQDLAPAITALARL
- a CDS encoding NADPH-dependent F420 reductase codes for the protein MRIAILGTGDVGKALAKGFDERGDEVMIGSRDAEKARAAGREAGTSAEGGTFGEAAGWGELAVLATGWSGTENALRLAGASALAGKVVVDATNPLVFTPGLPPALALGHTDSGGEQVQRSLPESSVVKAFNIVGHAHMVHPEFPGGPPDMFYCGNDDAAKRSVAQILQDFGWTSIDIGGIEGARLLEPMCILWVLYGLRGGGWNHAFKLLKK